The Methanocella arvoryzae MRE50 genome includes a region encoding these proteins:
- a CDS encoding cupin domain-containing protein: METVNVKVDEQFQDREFYRESPLKTDKIAFSLYNFKPWQALPMQRNPGSDTIMYFVDGEAFMLINDAVFSVSPGDAMYVPAGATYGVLAGENDLNVVTVQGPKPVEVQQERGLFFRCPDCELEAPLTTGTETGDFNMCPRCETMVKLTKGQDSYRAEKTTETPPPEPELSHMSGEASAGEERKEPEAKLEFSVIDFQPWQALSMHKNPGSDTLLYVVQGQGIMFVDDEEKSVDANEAIYVPAGSAYGIMAADNPMTVMSIQGPVPVESEEVGGLEYECPVCSLETPVTTNTYDGCITVCPRCNVKLRLTRAGDTFKAEETTEQAPTEAEAQ; the protein is encoded by the coding sequence ATGGAGACTGTGAATGTCAAGGTCGACGAACAATTTCAGGACCGGGAGTTTTACCGCGAGAGCCCGCTGAAGACTGATAAGATCGCTTTCAGCCTCTACAATTTCAAGCCGTGGCAGGCGCTGCCCATGCAGCGGAACCCCGGGAGCGACACGATCATGTACTTCGTCGACGGGGAGGCATTCATGCTCATCAACGACGCCGTGTTCTCCGTCAGCCCCGGCGATGCCATGTATGTGCCAGCCGGCGCCACTTACGGGGTGCTGGCAGGGGAGAACGACCTGAACGTGGTCACGGTGCAGGGCCCGAAGCCGGTGGAAGTACAGCAGGAACGAGGCCTTTTCTTCAGGTGTCCTGACTGCGAGCTGGAGGCGCCGCTGACCACCGGGACCGAGACCGGAGACTTCAACATGTGCCCCCGGTGCGAGACCATGGTAAAGCTGACCAAAGGGCAGGACAGCTACAGGGCTGAGAAGACGACCGAGACGCCTCCGCCGGAGCCGGAGCTCTCTCACATGAGCGGTGAAGCCTCCGCAGGAGAAGAGCGGAAAGAGCCGGAGGCTAAGCTGGAGTTCAGCGTGATCGACTTCCAGCCCTGGCAGGCGCTATCCATGCATAAGAACCCCGGGAGCGACACGCTTCTCTACGTCGTCCAGGGCCAGGGGATCATGTTCGTCGACGACGAGGAGAAGTCGGTAGACGCCAACGAAGCCATCTACGTGCCGGCAGGTTCTGCCTACGGGATCATGGCCGCCGATAACCCGATGACAGTCATGAGCATACAGGGCCCGGTACCGGTCGAATCAGAGGAAGTCGGCGGCCTCGAGTACGAATGCCCTGTCTGCAGCCTCGAGACTCCGGTGACCACAAATACGTATGACGGGTGCATCACGGTCTGCCCGAGGTGCAACGTCAAGCTCAGGCTGACCCGGGCGGGAGATACGTTCAAGGCCGAGGAGACCACGGAACAGGCGCCGACGGAGGCCGAAGCTCAGTAA
- the pyrB gene encoding aspartate carbamoyltransferase encodes MNFERKHIISTKDFSRDEIDFILDRAARLEPFARKGSTVLNGSIVATLFYEPSTRTRLSFDTAVKRLGGTTIGFDSAASSSTVKGETLADTIRIIDSYADAIVLRHPKEGAARMASEISRVPVINAGDGAGHHPTQTLLDLYTMRKECKKAICDLNVAIVGDLKYGRTVHSLAYALSLYGANLSFVSPEQLKMPGSIINYLKRKGLSITETSSLQDVLGRADVIYMTRIQKERFPDPAEYQKVAGTYRITPETLAGVGRDTIVMHPLPRVDEIAPEVDATKHARYFQQSFYGVPVRMAVLSLVMGVDI; translated from the coding sequence ATGAATTTCGAGAGGAAGCACATCATCTCTACCAAGGACTTCTCCAGAGATGAGATTGACTTCATACTGGACAGGGCGGCCAGGCTTGAGCCGTTTGCCCGCAAGGGTAGCACTGTTCTCAACGGCAGCATTGTTGCCACACTTTTCTACGAGCCTTCTACCAGAACCCGTCTTTCTTTTGATACCGCTGTCAAGAGGCTGGGCGGCACGACCATCGGCTTCGACAGCGCCGCTTCTTCCTCTACGGTGAAGGGCGAGACGCTGGCCGATACCATCAGGATCATCGACTCTTACGCGGACGCCATCGTCCTGCGGCACCCTAAGGAGGGGGCTGCCCGCATGGCCTCCGAGATCTCCCGGGTGCCGGTCATCAACGCGGGCGACGGGGCGGGGCATCACCCGACTCAGACGCTGCTCGACCTGTACACGATGCGGAAGGAGTGCAAAAAGGCCATCTGCGACCTCAACGTGGCCATCGTGGGAGACCTCAAGTACGGGCGGACCGTGCACTCGCTGGCCTACGCTCTGTCGCTCTACGGCGCCAACCTGTCGTTCGTCTCCCCGGAGCAGCTGAAGATGCCGGGAAGCATCATCAACTATTTGAAGCGAAAAGGCCTCAGCATCACCGAGACCTCCAGCTTGCAGGACGTGCTTGGCCGGGCGGACGTGATCTACATGACCCGCATCCAGAAGGAGCGGTTCCCGGACCCCGCCGAGTACCAGAAGGTGGCCGGGACTTACCGGATCACTCCGGAGACGCTGGCCGGCGTCGGCAGGGATACGATCGTGATGCACCCTCTCCCGAGGGTGGACGAGATCGCCCCCGAGGTAGACGCGACGAAGCACGCGCGGTACTTCCAGCAGTCCTTCTACGGAGTCCCCGTACGCATGGCAGTCCTCTCGCTGGTAATGGGTGTGGACATATGA
- a CDS encoding glycoside hydrolase family 15 protein, giving the protein MRPLIFGNGSLLVCVDERGIVRDFYYPYAGMENHGGFMRLGLYDLARKRFAWLEDWDKSQSYVREAPDLSGSAYDVSMVGETDYFSPDFGAEVAVRSMVHHERNFFLRTVTVKNTSGEPSRLRLFSSQSYHILENNFANTAVRDGPMLNHYKRDRFFIQSSRPVFDQFTTGISEWRDRQGTWKDAEDGVLEGNIVAHGTVDSTVGWTLPELPQGESAVVHFWVCVGRHFREAKEVHDWVRSRDLDSLYRESSRYWKSFSVKAQSHGHLSSYSSLPDDVRDAFSRSLLTVFCHIDRGGSIIASCDSQIKQQGADYYTYCWPRDAAWVAMALDRAGYRYLCRNTYKFFSKILDRRGFFRHKYTPAGDLGSTWHPLPMVQIDETGLPLYALYRHWLEDRNIMTISALYEPLVRPAADFLVSFIDPGTGLPQPSFDLWEERKGVYAYSCACVYAGLRSAAEMASLIGDEGARARWDSAAASVRDATIRRMYDPALGRFRRGVGDDTVDASLFAVWYLGLVPPDHPAASGTMKAVEDRLTRPDGGIARYEGDQYQGFMNSWPLCTLWLAQWYLCRGDLERGMSLIRWAISHSAKGGLMPEQVNERGEPVSVLPLAWSHSTFMTAVIEYLEAQAGRFWSPF; this is encoded by the coding sequence ATGAGACCGCTCATATTCGGAAACGGCTCGCTCCTCGTCTGCGTGGACGAGAGGGGCATAGTGAGGGACTTTTACTACCCGTATGCCGGCATGGAGAACCACGGCGGGTTCATGCGGCTCGGGCTGTACGACCTCGCCAGGAAGCGGTTCGCGTGGCTGGAGGACTGGGATAAGAGCCAGAGCTATGTCCGGGAAGCGCCAGACCTTTCAGGGTCGGCATACGATGTCTCCATGGTGGGGGAAACGGACTACTTCAGCCCCGACTTCGGGGCGGAGGTGGCGGTCAGGAGCATGGTGCATCACGAGCGGAACTTTTTCCTACGGACCGTCACCGTGAAAAACACCTCGGGAGAGCCTTCCCGGCTGCGGCTGTTCTCCTCCCAGAGCTACCACATCCTGGAGAACAACTTCGCCAACACGGCGGTGAGGGACGGCCCCATGCTGAACCACTACAAGCGAGACCGGTTCTTCATCCAGAGCTCCAGGCCGGTGTTCGACCAGTTCACCACGGGGATCTCCGAGTGGAGGGACCGTCAGGGCACCTGGAAGGACGCGGAGGACGGCGTGCTGGAGGGCAACATCGTCGCCCACGGCACAGTGGACTCCACCGTGGGCTGGACACTGCCTGAGCTACCGCAGGGCGAAAGTGCGGTAGTGCACTTCTGGGTCTGCGTCGGCCGCCACTTCCGGGAGGCCAAGGAGGTACACGACTGGGTCAGGTCCCGTGACCTGGACAGCCTCTACCGGGAAAGCTCACGCTACTGGAAATCCTTCTCGGTAAAAGCCCAGAGCCACGGCCATCTATCCAGTTACTCCTCCCTGCCGGACGACGTGCGGGACGCGTTCTCCCGGAGCCTGCTCACGGTGTTCTGCCACATCGATCGGGGCGGCTCTATCATAGCGTCCTGCGACTCCCAGATCAAGCAGCAGGGAGCCGATTACTACACTTATTGCTGGCCCCGGGACGCCGCGTGGGTAGCGATGGCGCTGGACCGGGCCGGCTACCGGTACCTGTGCCGCAACACCTACAAATTCTTCAGCAAAATCCTCGACCGCCGGGGCTTCTTCCGCCACAAGTACACGCCAGCCGGCGATCTGGGAAGCACCTGGCATCCCCTGCCCATGGTCCAGATCGATGAGACAGGGCTGCCGTTGTACGCGCTGTACCGGCACTGGCTGGAGGACAGGAACATCATGACCATCTCGGCCCTGTACGAGCCCCTCGTCCGGCCGGCCGCCGACTTTCTCGTAAGCTTCATCGATCCAGGTACTGGCCTGCCCCAGCCCAGCTTCGACCTGTGGGAGGAGCGCAAAGGTGTCTACGCCTATTCCTGCGCCTGCGTATATGCCGGCTTGCGCAGCGCCGCGGAAATGGCCTCTCTCATAGGTGACGAGGGTGCCAGAGCCCGGTGGGACTCGGCTGCAGCCTCAGTCAGGGACGCCACAATCCGCCGCATGTATGATCCCGCGCTCGGCCGGTTCAGGCGGGGCGTCGGAGACGATACGGTAGACGCGTCGCTGTTCGCCGTCTGGTACCTGGGCCTGGTTCCGCCTGACCATCCTGCGGCCTCGGGCACCATGAAGGCGGTGGAAGACCGCCTCACCCGGCCCGACGGGGGGATCGCCAGATACGAGGGCGACCAGTACCAGGGCTTCATGAATAGCTGGCCCCTCTGTACATTGTGGCTGGCACAATGGTACCTGTGCAGAGGAGACCTGGAACGGGGAATGTCGCTGATCCGCTGGGCAATCAGCCATTCGGCAAAGGGGGGCCTCATGCCCGAGCAGGTGAACGAAAGGGGTGAGCCCGTCTCAGTGCTCCCTCTCGCCTGGTCGCACTCCACGTTCATGACCGCGGTGATCGAGTACCTCGAGGCTCAGGCAGGGCGATTCTGGTCTCCATTTTAG
- a CDS encoding PQQ-binding-like beta-propeller repeat protein produces MLRLRRFALIASLIVFAVALFAQPAMAEQPEQEWTYSTNAYITGSPVYQNNVLYVGTQSGKLYSLYAPYGSAQWTFTTDNKTPTAISAAPLVATDEVTRQRMIYFGSGQGTLFAVDINGKEVWRFQADSSIDCTPVLYNGVIFFGTFNGKVYALSAEDGNQCWNFTADGWISDGLAAMDNQIYFGSWDGHLYSLDVGNGKQKLKVDLNSRVNAPVVSGDNIYVGTQDGVLYCINRFSGNVQWKFETDGAIVSRPLVQLNTVYFGSADGNLYAVNETNGRQIWKFAAQNGIRATPGFDSGILYFGSSDGHVYAVDARMGLEYWRYNAGSAVDTTPMAGLGTDRKKHLYFATVNGDVISLMLPDSLIMATPTPNPSPTVTPTIVPTPTVTVTPTPVPLPTAGPEPQSSWCPLPGLLAAALAVVGIVYYRRR; encoded by the coding sequence GTGTTGAGGCTCAGAAGGTTTGCGTTGATCGCTTCTTTGATCGTATTCGCCGTGGCGCTGTTCGCGCAGCCGGCCATGGCTGAACAGCCGGAGCAGGAGTGGACTTATTCCACGAACGCGTACATTACCGGCTCGCCGGTGTACCAGAACAACGTGCTCTACGTGGGTACCCAGAGCGGCAAGCTCTACTCGCTCTACGCTCCCTACGGTTCGGCCCAGTGGACCTTCACCACTGACAACAAGACCCCAACGGCTATATCTGCTGCACCCCTTGTGGCGACTGACGAGGTGACCCGACAGCGCATGATATACTTCGGCAGCGGTCAGGGCACCCTGTTCGCTGTTGATATCAATGGGAAAGAAGTATGGCGCTTCCAGGCGGACTCCTCCATCGACTGTACCCCGGTGCTCTACAACGGCGTCATCTTCTTCGGCACCTTCAACGGTAAAGTGTACGCACTGTCGGCAGAGGATGGCAACCAGTGCTGGAACTTCACCGCCGACGGGTGGATCAGCGACGGCCTGGCGGCTATGGACAACCAGATCTACTTCGGCTCCTGGGACGGCCACCTCTACAGCCTGGACGTCGGCAACGGCAAGCAGAAGCTGAAGGTGGACCTCAACAGCCGGGTGAACGCTCCCGTCGTCTCGGGGGATAACATCTATGTGGGCACTCAGGACGGGGTACTCTACTGTATCAACCGCTTCAGCGGTAACGTGCAGTGGAAGTTCGAAACAGACGGCGCCATCGTATCCCGGCCCCTGGTACAGCTGAACACCGTCTACTTCGGCTCTGCAGATGGCAACCTGTACGCAGTCAACGAAACCAACGGCAGGCAGATATGGAAGTTCGCGGCCCAGAACGGTATCAGGGCTACCCCCGGCTTCGACAGCGGCATCCTCTACTTTGGCTCGAGCGACGGGCACGTCTACGCCGTCGACGCCAGAATGGGCCTGGAGTACTGGAGGTACAACGCTGGCAGCGCCGTAGACACCACCCCCATGGCGGGCCTGGGGACGGACAGGAAGAAACACCTCTACTTCGCCACCGTGAATGGAGATGTCATCTCCCTGATGCTGCCCGACTCCCTGATCATGGCCACCCCCACCCCGAATCCCTCACCGACAGTGACGCCCACGATCGTGCCCACCCCGACCGTGACCGTGACCCCAACCCCGGTGCCTCTGCCCACCGCCGGCCCTGAGCCCCAGTCCTCATGGTGCCCGCTCCCCGGGCTGCTCGCAGCTGCGCTGGCAGTCGTTGGAATAGTATATTACAGGCGTCGTTAA
- a CDS encoding carboxypeptidase regulatory-like domain-containing protein — protein sequence MRVNIFITCLLIAVLAFAFFASPSLAKTGTIDLVHGQVTNANWEPLPGADVVIEDGSHNQIARTISDSSGNFSFTNVSDGGTGRIRVITWYTLGATTYNITRFSPEWYPANQSIINVSLSDTHIATPMTTPAGDAGQAGQSLGKPFTALGQVIDAGGNGIAGATVTLYDGIYQVIGTNTTNQDGTFVFTNVIASSPGCKAKVNYTAADGTSYETRLNNVLWYPTDTGIVRFNAQDTQLTDYPGPSDSGFVWGSITDAAGNPLTGTVYLANETANLTIPTYDSAEAPGFISEVPVGKYTAYAEHVDANGSLKSKPVSIDVLPAWKYLDTNAMTFVADQFTPAATDTPAANATARPAPSPFNNPALLIMALIGAAFAIGATGYLKKRK from the coding sequence ATGAGAGTCAATATATTTATCACGTGCTTGCTCATCGCAGTGCTGGCATTTGCATTTTTCGCCAGCCCTTCGCTCGCCAAAACGGGAACGATTGATTTAGTCCATGGCCAGGTAACAAATGCGAACTGGGAGCCGCTGCCCGGGGCCGACGTCGTGATCGAAGACGGCTCCCACAACCAGATCGCCAGAACGATCAGCGACAGCAGCGGCAACTTTAGTTTCACCAACGTCAGCGACGGCGGGACCGGCAGGATCAGAGTTATCACATGGTACACTCTGGGTGCCACCACGTACAATATTACCAGGTTTAGCCCGGAATGGTACCCGGCTAACCAGTCAATCATCAACGTCAGTCTGTCAGATACCCACATAGCCACGCCTATGACTACGCCCGCCGGTGATGCAGGGCAGGCAGGACAGTCTCTTGGTAAGCCATTTACGGCTCTGGGGCAGGTTATTGACGCTGGCGGCAATGGCATTGCCGGTGCGACAGTCACCCTCTACGATGGCATCTACCAGGTGATAGGGACTAACACAACCAATCAGGATGGCACGTTTGTCTTCACAAATGTGATAGCCAGTTCCCCCGGCTGCAAAGCGAAGGTGAACTATACTGCGGCAGATGGAACAAGTTATGAGACCCGGCTGAACAACGTGCTCTGGTATCCTACTGACACTGGCATTGTCAGGTTTAATGCGCAGGATACCCAGTTGACAGACTATCCTGGCCCATCTGATTCAGGATTCGTCTGGGGTAGCATCACCGATGCCGCCGGAAACCCGCTGACCGGCACCGTATATCTCGCCAACGAGACAGCGAACCTGACTATACCGACCTACGACTCCGCAGAGGCCCCGGGCTTCATCTCCGAAGTCCCCGTCGGCAAATACACCGCTTACGCTGAGCACGTCGACGCTAACGGCAGCCTCAAGTCGAAGCCGGTCAGCATCGACGTCCTGCCTGCCTGGAAGTACCTGGACACGAATGCCATGACCTTCGTCGCCGATCAGTTCACCCCGGCAGCCACAGATACGCCGGCAGCAAATGCCACCGCCCGGCCGGCGCCGTCGCCGTTCAACAATCCGGCCTTACTGATTATGGCGCTTATCGGAGCGGCCTTCGCCATCGGGGCGACAGGTTACCTGAAAAAGAGAAAATGA